One Mycolicibacterium parafortuitum DNA segment encodes these proteins:
- a CDS encoding TIGR03084 family metal-binding protein yields the protein MATAASLVAELRAESDELDTLVAGLEPGRWAADTPAAGWSIAHQIAHLLWTDRVALLAVTDEAAFAAVVADSAHNPHFVDDGAAQLAATPPAVLLADWREARTALHDELVAVADGRKLPWFGPPMSAASMATARLMETWAHGLDVADALGVTRAPTSRLRSVAHIGVRTREFAFSVHGLTPPAEPFHVKLSAPDGATWEWGPPDAAQRVTGSAEHFCMLVTQRRPRGALDVVATGADAERWLTIAQAFAGPPGAGRD from the coding sequence ATGGCCACAGCCGCCTCATTGGTCGCCGAACTGCGGGCCGAAAGCGACGAGCTCGACACGCTGGTCGCGGGCCTGGAACCCGGCCGGTGGGCGGCCGACACCCCGGCGGCGGGCTGGAGCATCGCCCATCAGATCGCCCACCTGCTGTGGACCGATCGCGTCGCGCTGCTGGCCGTGACCGATGAGGCGGCCTTCGCCGCCGTCGTCGCGGACTCGGCGCACAACCCGCACTTCGTCGACGACGGCGCCGCGCAACTGGCAGCCACACCGCCTGCGGTGTTGCTGGCCGACTGGCGCGAAGCACGTACCGCGCTGCACGACGAACTCGTCGCCGTCGCCGACGGCCGCAAACTGCCCTGGTTCGGTCCGCCGATGAGCGCCGCGTCGATGGCGACCGCGCGGCTGATGGAGACCTGGGCGCACGGGCTCGACGTCGCCGACGCCCTCGGGGTGACCCGGGCGCCGACGTCACGGCTGCGCTCGGTCGCGCACATCGGGGTCCGCACCCGTGAATTCGCATTCTCGGTGCACGGGCTGACCCCGCCCGCGGAACCGTTCCACGTGAAACTGAGTGCACCGGACGGCGCCACCTGGGAGTGGGGTCCGCCGGATGCGGCGCAGCGGGTGACCGGATCGGCCGAGCACTTCTGCATGCTCGTCACCCAGCGGCGGCCACGTGGCGCGCTGGACGTCGTCGCGACCGGAGCCGATGCCGAGCGGTGGCTGACGATCGCGCAGGCGTTCGCCGGACCGCCGGGCGCCGGCCGCGATTAG
- the sigM gene encoding RNA polymerase sigma factor SigM — protein MGIFADGPQPPRRVRTDAELLAAHVAGDRYAFEELFYRHQRRLYRLAYLTSRDPDDAADALQDAMLAAHRTAPRFRHDSAVSSWLYRIVVNACLDRLRRNKNRACDVLDDDTGGAFDPTGRVDTAIVIERALMRLPVDQRAAVVAVDMQGFSVAETAHILGVAEGTVKSRCSRARAKLAEALGCFASVVD, from the coding sequence GTGGGGATATTCGCAGACGGTCCACAGCCACCGCGGCGGGTGCGCACGGATGCCGAGCTGCTGGCCGCCCACGTCGCCGGCGACCGATACGCGTTCGAGGAGCTGTTCTACCGCCACCAGCGCAGGCTCTACCGGCTGGCGTACCTGACCAGTCGTGATCCCGACGATGCCGCCGACGCCCTCCAGGATGCGATGCTGGCCGCCCACCGCACCGCACCGCGGTTCCGGCATGACAGCGCGGTGAGCAGCTGGCTGTACCGGATCGTCGTCAATGCCTGCCTTGATCGATTGCGGCGCAACAAGAACCGGGCCTGCGACGTGCTCGATGACGACACCGGTGGCGCGTTCGATCCGACCGGCAGGGTCGACACCGCGATCGTGATCGAACGGGCGCTGATGCGCCTGCCCGTCGACCAACGCGCCGCCGTGGTGGCCGTAGACATGCAGGGCTTCTCGGTGGCCGAGACCGCCCACATCCTCGGGGTCGCCGAAGGCACGGTGAAATCACGGTGCTCCCGCGCCCGCGCCAAACTCGCCGAAGCACTGGGCTGCTTCGCCTCCGTCGTCGACTGA
- a CDS encoding pullulanase, translated as MEYCLGDPDGSATMWSAGLDTDLDGDGVFDALGIDLDDDGLADDALTDLDGDGTADHAALDLDGDGAREAYFTDDGTGTWSVGADRIGGALRWFGLDGVEQPASAQPVDIDGDGAPERLADADGDGLADRAFGTGQAWADTDGDGSWDVRLVDSDGDGAADSAETLR; from the coding sequence GTGGAGTATTGCCTGGGTGATCCGGACGGTTCGGCCACGATGTGGAGCGCCGGCCTCGACACCGATCTGGACGGGGACGGGGTGTTCGACGCGCTCGGCATCGACCTCGACGACGACGGGTTGGCCGACGACGCGCTGACCGATCTGGACGGCGACGGGACGGCCGATCATGCGGCGCTGGACCTTGACGGCGACGGGGCGCGGGAGGCCTATTTCACCGACGACGGCACCGGCACCTGGTCGGTCGGGGCGGATCGGATCGGCGGCGCGCTGCGCTGGTTCGGTCTCGACGGTGTCGAGCAGCCCGCGTCGGCGCAACCCGTGGACATCGACGGCGACGGCGCCCCGGAGCGGTTGGCCGACGCCGACGGTGACGGTCTGGCCGACCGGGCTTTCGGCACCGGCCAGGCCTGGGCGGACACCGACGGCGACGGCAGCTGGGACGTCCGGCTCGTCGACTCCGACGGTGACGGCGCCGCCGACAGCGCCGAAACCCTGCGGTGA
- a CDS encoding CCA tRNA nucleotidyltransferase, whose translation MPDPISDAERLATAQVALNRRGEVLRDLGRVFADHGHELYLVGGPVRDALLGRFNPDANDLDFTTDARPDQMQRFLRGWGDGLWDTGIEFGTLGVAKGDDRLEITTFRADSYDQVSRNPEVRFGDNLADDLVRRDFTVNAMAVRVTADGPTEFLDPLDGLSALRDRVLDTPAAPEVSFGDDPLRMLRAARFVSQLGFTVAPRVRTALQEMAPQLARITAERVAAELDKLLLGQDPVAGLDLMVETGLGDVVLPEIGAMRMAIDEHHQHKDVYQHSLTVLRQAIDLEEDGPDLVLRWAALLHDIGKPATRRHEPDGGVSFHHHEVVGAKMARKRMRELKYSKQMITDVSQLVYLHLRFHGYGDGRWTDSAVRRYVTDAGPLLSRLHKLVRADCTTRNKRRAARLQANYDDLERRIAELAEKEDLARVRPDIDGNEIMSILGIPPGPQVGKAWSYLKELRMERGPLDHDEAVQELLTWWNQQGEPRV comes from the coding sequence GTGCCCGACCCCATCTCCGACGCCGAACGCCTGGCGACAGCGCAAGTCGCGCTGAACCGCCGCGGCGAAGTGCTGCGTGATCTCGGCCGGGTGTTCGCCGACCACGGCCACGAGCTGTACCTGGTGGGCGGTCCGGTCCGCGACGCGCTGCTGGGCCGCTTCAATCCGGACGCCAACGACCTGGACTTCACCACCGACGCCCGCCCCGACCAGATGCAGCGATTCCTGCGCGGCTGGGGTGACGGGCTGTGGGACACCGGCATCGAGTTCGGCACGCTCGGCGTGGCCAAGGGCGACGACCGGCTGGAGATCACCACTTTCCGGGCCGACTCCTACGACCAGGTGTCACGCAATCCGGAGGTCCGGTTCGGCGACAATCTGGCCGACGATCTGGTGCGCCGCGACTTCACCGTGAACGCGATGGCCGTGCGGGTCACCGCCGACGGGCCGACCGAATTCCTGGACCCGCTCGACGGGCTGTCCGCGCTGCGCGACCGGGTGCTCGACACCCCCGCCGCGCCGGAGGTGTCGTTCGGTGACGACCCGCTGCGGATGCTGCGCGCGGCGCGGTTCGTCTCGCAGCTCGGGTTCACCGTCGCGCCGCGGGTGCGTACCGCGTTGCAGGAGATGGCCCCGCAGCTGGCGCGCATCACCGCCGAACGGGTCGCCGCGGAGCTGGACAAACTGCTGCTCGGGCAAGACCCGGTGGCGGGGCTGGATCTGATGGTCGAGACCGGCCTCGGGGACGTGGTGCTGCCCGAGATCGGTGCGATGCGGATGGCGATCGACGAGCACCACCAGCACAAGGACGTCTATCAGCACTCGCTGACGGTGCTGCGGCAGGCGATCGACCTCGAAGAGGACGGCCCCGACCTGGTGTTGCGCTGGGCGGCACTGCTGCACGACATCGGCAAGCCCGCGACCCGCAGGCACGAACCGGACGGCGGGGTGAGCTTCCATCACCACGAGGTGGTCGGGGCGAAGATGGCGCGCAAGCGGATGCGTGAGCTGAAGTACTCGAAGCAGATGATCACCGACGTCTCTCAGCTGGTGTATCTGCACCTGAGGTTCCACGGCTACGGCGACGGCCGGTGGACGGACTCGGCGGTGCGGCGCTACGTCACCGACGCGGGGCCACTGCTGAGCCGGCTGCACAAGCTGGTGCGCGCGGACTGCACGACCCGCAACAAGCGCCGCGCGGCGCGACTGCAGGCCAACTACGACGATCTCGAGCGGCGCATCGCGGAGTTGGCCGAGAAGGAAGACCTCGCGCGGGTGCGCCCCGACATCGACGGCAACGAGATCATGTCGATCCTCGGGATCCCGCCGGGACCGCAGGTCGGCAAGGCGTGGAGCTATCTCAAGGAGCTGCGGATGGAGCGCGGACCGCTCGATCACGACGAGGCGGTGCAGGAACTGTTGACGTGGTGGAACCAGCAGGGCGAGCCGCGCGTCTGA
- the murJ gene encoding murein biosynthesis integral membrane protein MurJ — protein MAETQRDTAPAQPPQPRPEMSDRAVVSRSWGMAVATLVSRLTGFARIVLLAAILGAALSSAFTVANQLPNMIAALVLEATFTAIFVPVLARAERDDPDGGSAFIRRLLTLATALLLAVTIVSTVGAPLLVDLMLGSDPMVDRSLTTAFAYLLLPQIIFYGLSSVFMAILNTRNIFGPPAWAPVVNNVVAIATLVVYVLVPGELSLDPVRMGDTKLLVLGVGTTLGVVAQAAVLFVAIRRERVSLRPLWGIDARLKKFGMMALAMVLYVLISQVGFIVGNQVASGAAASGPAIYNYTWLILQLPFGIVGVTVLTVVMPRLSRNAAANDGPAVLADLSLATRLTMLVLIPVVALMTVGGPAIGSALFSYGNFGSVDAGYLGMAITLSAFTLIPYTMVLLQLRVFYAREEPWTPIALIVVITIVKVAASLAAPHVTDDPHLVAGYLGLANGLGFLAGATLGHLLLRNRLDPPGGHLLSRDVLRTILVTITASLAAGLTAHVVDQLLGLEQLTEHWGGGGSLIRLTVIGLVMVPIIGAVLIGAKVPDALAALAAVRRRLPGRRGGAAVPPLAPRALTYADARNQSSARVADDGRRKGSAVSDKPTSDSSPDVDAAPTTRFSVPSESAQDSTARPSGPSPDDFQPDVPETPDVAEGVGEEPADREPDSGLDSATTVLPASPSQPTEVVSRPRADYSNDPTREALAFDPPREPAIETATAAEDTHLIPGATIAGGRYRLLVSHGGPTHLKFWQATDTALDRQVALTFVDPDGSMPEHQVQAILDRTQRLSQIDMPGVARVLDVLRTGTGGLVVSEWIRGGSLAEVADTHPSPIGGARAIQSLAAAAEVAHRNGVALSIDHPSRIRVSIDGDVALAFPATLPDATPDDDIRGIGAALYALLVDKWPLPETGEPSGLAPAELDAAGQPTEPRTLDRDIPFQISAAAARAVQEGGGIRSAPTLLNLLQQATAVADRTDHIAPVDDPSPAPAAAPWNDEPDPEAAARRRKGLIVGLSVAGAIAVIAIVLLATVLSRIFGDVGSGLGGDELGLSGPSSSRSSSSPSVPGTEIKPVRATVFSPEGEADAPESAGLAIDGDSSTVWPIDTYSDPVPFPNFKNGVGLMLQLSEPTKIGSVTINLNSTGTEVQIRSSSSPSPSSLDATTALTEPTPVKPGSNTIEVEDAEPTSNVLVWVSTLGQVNGQSRSDIAEITLNAAS, from the coding sequence ATGGCTGAGACCCAGCGCGACACGGCTCCCGCCCAACCTCCGCAGCCGCGTCCGGAGATGTCCGACCGGGCCGTGGTGTCGCGATCCTGGGGGATGGCGGTAGCCACGCTGGTCAGCCGGCTGACCGGATTCGCCCGCATCGTGCTGCTCGCCGCGATCCTCGGCGCCGCGCTGTCGAGTGCGTTCACCGTGGCCAACCAGCTGCCGAACATGATCGCGGCGCTGGTCCTCGAGGCGACCTTCACCGCGATCTTCGTGCCCGTGCTGGCACGCGCCGAACGCGACGACCCCGACGGCGGATCCGCGTTCATCCGAAGGCTTTTGACGCTCGCCACCGCGCTGCTGCTGGCGGTCACCATCGTCTCGACGGTCGGCGCTCCGCTGCTGGTCGACCTGATGCTCGGCTCCGACCCGATGGTGGACCGCTCGCTGACCACCGCGTTCGCATACCTGCTGTTACCGCAGATCATCTTCTACGGTCTGTCCTCGGTGTTCATGGCAATCCTGAACACCCGCAACATCTTCGGGCCACCCGCCTGGGCCCCGGTGGTCAACAACGTGGTCGCCATCGCCACGCTGGTGGTCTATGTCCTTGTGCCGGGCGAACTCTCGCTCGATCCGGTCCGGATGGGCGACACCAAGCTGCTGGTGCTCGGAGTCGGTACCACGCTGGGCGTGGTGGCCCAAGCGGCGGTGCTGTTCGTCGCGATCCGCCGCGAACGGGTCAGCCTGCGCCCGCTGTGGGGTATCGACGCCCGGCTGAAGAAGTTCGGGATGATGGCGCTGGCGATGGTGCTGTACGTGCTCATCAGCCAGGTCGGTTTCATCGTCGGCAACCAGGTCGCCAGCGGCGCTGCCGCGTCCGGGCCGGCGATCTACAACTACACCTGGCTGATCCTGCAGCTGCCGTTCGGCATCGTCGGGGTCACCGTGCTGACCGTGGTGATGCCGCGGCTGTCCCGCAATGCTGCCGCGAACGACGGCCCCGCCGTGCTGGCGGACCTGTCGCTGGCGACCCGGCTGACGATGCTGGTGCTGATTCCGGTGGTGGCGCTGATGACCGTCGGCGGTCCGGCGATCGGCAGCGCGCTGTTCTCCTACGGCAACTTCGGTTCCGTGGACGCCGGCTACCTGGGCATGGCGATCACCCTGTCGGCGTTCACGCTGATCCCGTACACGATGGTGCTGCTGCAGCTGCGGGTGTTCTACGCGCGGGAGGAACCGTGGACGCCGATCGCGCTGATCGTCGTCATCACGATCGTCAAGGTCGCCGCATCGCTGGCCGCGCCGCACGTCACCGACGACCCGCACCTCGTCGCCGGGTATCTGGGCCTGGCCAACGGTCTCGGCTTCCTGGCCGGGGCCACCCTCGGCCACCTGCTGCTACGCAACCGCCTGGATCCGCCGGGCGGCCATCTGCTCAGCCGTGACGTGCTGCGCACGATCCTGGTGACCATCACCGCATCGTTGGCCGCGGGGCTGACGGCCCACGTCGTCGACCAGTTGCTGGGGCTGGAGCAGCTGACCGAGCACTGGGGCGGCGGCGGCTCGCTGATCCGGCTGACGGTCATCGGGCTGGTGATGGTCCCGATCATCGGGGCGGTGCTGATCGGCGCCAAGGTCCCCGACGCACTGGCCGCGCTGGCCGCGGTTCGCCGCCGCCTGCCGGGGCGCCGCGGTGGGGCTGCGGTCCCACCGCTGGCCCCTCGCGCGCTGACGTACGCTGATGCCAGAAATCAGTCCTCGGCCCGGGTTGCCGACGACGGGAGGCGGAAGGGATCAGCGGTGAGCGACAAACCCACCAGCGATTCTTCACCCGACGTCGACGCTGCGCCGACGACCCGGTTCTCGGTGCCGTCCGAGTCGGCCCAAGACTCGACCGCTCGGCCGTCCGGCCCGTCCCCCGACGACTTCCAGCCCGACGTCCCCGAGACCCCCGACGTCGCTGAGGGCGTCGGCGAGGAACCCGCGGACCGGGAGCCCGATTCCGGGCTCGACTCGGCGACGACGGTGTTGCCCGCCTCACCGTCCCAGCCCACCGAGGTCGTATCGCGCCCTCGTGCCGATTACTCCAACGACCCCACCCGCGAGGCGCTCGCATTCGACCCGCCCCGCGAACCGGCGATCGAGACCGCCACCGCCGCCGAGGACACCCATCTGATCCCCGGCGCGACCATCGCGGGTGGCCGCTACCGGCTGCTCGTCTCGCACGGCGGGCCCACCCACCTGAAGTTCTGGCAGGCCACCGACACCGCACTGGACCGGCAGGTGGCACTGACGTTCGTCGACCCCGACGGGTCGATGCCCGAGCATCAGGTGCAGGCCATCCTGGATCGCACGCAGCGGCTCAGCCAGATCGACATGCCCGGCGTCGCACGCGTGCTCGACGTGCTCAGGACCGGCACCGGCGGCCTCGTGGTCTCCGAGTGGATCCGGGGCGGGTCGCTGGCCGAGGTCGCCGACACCCACCCGTCCCCGATCGGCGGCGCCCGCGCGATCCAGTCGCTGGCCGCGGCCGCCGAGGTGGCCCACCGCAACGGGGTCGCCCTGTCGATCGACCATCCCAGCAGAATCCGGGTCAGCATCGACGGCGACGTCGCGCTGGCGTTCCCGGCCACCCTGCCCGACGCGACCCCCGACGACGACATCCGCGGGATCGGCGCGGCGCTGTATGCGCTGCTGGTCGACAAGTGGCCACTGCCGGAGACCGGTGAGCCCAGCGGGTTGGCTCCGGCCGAGCTCGACGCCGCCGGCCAGCCGACCGAGCCGCGCACCCTCGATCGCGACATCCCGTTCCAGATCTCGGCAGCCGCGGCACGTGCGGTGCAGGAGGGCGGCGGCATCCGCAGCGCCCCGACGCTGCTGAACCTGCTGCAGCAGGCGACCGCGGTCGCCGACCGCACCGATCACATCGCGCCGGTCGACGACCCCTCCCCCGCCCCCGCCGCAGCACCTTGGAACGACGAGCCCGACCCCGAGGCCGCCGCCCGGCGCCGCAAAGGCCTGATCGTCGGTCTGTCGGTGGCCGGCGCCATCGCGGTCATCGCGATCGTGCTGCTGGCGACCGTTCTCAGCCGGATCTTCGGCGACGTCGGCAGCGGCCTCGGCGGCGACGAACTCGGTCTCAGCGGTCCGAGCTCATCGCGGTCCTCGTCCAGCCCGTCCGTGCCCGGCACCGAGATCAAACCCGTTCGCGCAACGGTGTTCTCGCCCGAAGGCGAGGCCGACGCCCCGGAGTCCGCCGGGCTGGCCATCGACGGTGACTCCTCGACGGTGTGGCCGATCGACACCTACAGCGACCCGGTGCCGTTCCCGAACTTCAAGAACGGTGTCGGGTTGATGCTCCAGCTGTCGGAGCCGACGAAGATCGGCTCGGTCACCATCAACCTGAACAGCACCGGCACCGAGGTGCAGATCCGGTCCTCGTCGTCGCCGAGCCCGTCCTCGCTGGACGCGACCACCGCGCTGACGGAGCCGACCCCGGTCAAGCCCGGCTCCAACACCATCGAGGTCGAGGACGCCGAACCCACCTCCAATGTGCTCGTGTGGGTGTCCACCCTCGGCCAGGTGAACGGCCAGAGTCGTTCGGACATCGCCGAGATCACGCTCAACGCCGCCTCCTGA
- a CDS encoding DUF6049 family protein produces MSRAARLLAAVVALLFAVAPAVAPPTAYAQPGSMPFLKVQIDNVTPDIVTTTSNPTVIVTGTISNVGDRPVRDIVVRLERAGAVTSSSQLRTDLAGNVDQYSPVADFITAAPELARGQKVPFRLAYPLRADEGSSMRIDEPGVYPLMVNVNGTPDYGSAARLDDSRFLLPVLGVPPQQGSDSAGDALDSTVAPDTTRPVGLTMFWPLADKPRLAAGAPGGTTPVRLIDDDLATSLAPGGRLDTMLSAVDFATSPDVDPDGTVGQALCLAVDPDLLVTVNAMTNGYVVNDAADAGPGTPIHPGAGQQAAVDWLNRLRTLSRRLCVAPTTYAQADLDALNRVADPGLSAIATGGAAGIVDQILGIASTRGLTLVGDGPLTAPAVQLLSGQAPTVAVGAANLVGPQDGEYTVAETADTAPVRYTANVVAAPFDPAVGAALAGVGPTPETPSYVDPSLDIAVKQDSPAARLQSALGSLLWHGLRPDVAPRTQILMPPLMWNLTPPDAQAILSAVATAIRARLAVPRPLPVVIAETQTTARESAPPNGPLGSPRGRFDDGVVTGIAAATNRLWGLTAALTTDERTGLTGNQYTAPLREDLLRALSLSVPPDARNGLAQQRLTTVRRTVEDLFDAVTIVNPGGSYTLATERSPLPLALRNDLPVPIRVRLDIDAPPGMTVTDMGEIVLPPGFLPLKVPIEVHFTQRVAVDVALRTADGLPLGEPVRLSVHSNAYGKVLFIITLTGAVVLALLVGRRLWHRFRGQPDRADLEADPTRPDPVDVALAYDDETGAHRSAKRRAPTAPGGDDG; encoded by the coding sequence GTGAGCCGCGCTGCGCGGCTGCTCGCCGCGGTCGTCGCGCTGCTGTTCGCCGTCGCCCCCGCTGTCGCACCTCCGACCGCGTACGCCCAGCCGGGATCGATGCCGTTCCTGAAGGTGCAGATCGACAACGTCACCCCGGACATCGTCACCACGACCAGCAACCCGACGGTGATCGTCACCGGAACCATCAGCAACGTCGGCGATCGACCGGTGCGCGACATCGTGGTGCGACTCGAGCGCGCCGGCGCCGTGACGTCGTCCAGCCAGTTGCGCACCGACCTCGCGGGCAACGTCGACCAGTACTCCCCCGTCGCCGACTTCATCACCGCCGCACCGGAACTCGCCCGCGGGCAGAAGGTCCCGTTCCGGCTCGCCTATCCGCTGCGCGCCGACGAGGGTTCGTCGATGCGGATCGACGAACCCGGTGTGTACCCCCTGATGGTCAACGTCAACGGCACCCCCGACTACGGGTCAGCGGCCCGGCTCGACGATTCCCGGTTCCTGCTGCCGGTGCTCGGCGTGCCCCCGCAACAGGGATCGGACTCCGCCGGTGACGCCCTGGACTCCACGGTCGCGCCGGACACCACCCGCCCCGTCGGGCTGACCATGTTCTGGCCGCTTGCCGACAAGCCGCGGCTGGCCGCGGGCGCTCCCGGCGGCACCACCCCGGTGCGGTTGATCGACGACGACCTCGCGACGTCGCTGGCCCCGGGTGGCCGGCTGGACACCATGCTCAGCGCGGTGGACTTCGCGACGAGCCCGGACGTGGATCCCGACGGCACGGTCGGGCAGGCACTGTGTCTGGCCGTCGACCCCGACCTGCTCGTCACCGTCAACGCGATGACCAACGGCTACGTCGTCAACGACGCCGCCGACGCGGGCCCCGGCACCCCGATCCATCCGGGGGCGGGTCAGCAGGCCGCCGTCGACTGGCTGAACCGGCTCAGGACGCTGTCGCGGCGACTGTGCGTCGCGCCGACCACCTACGCCCAAGCCGACCTCGACGCGCTCAACCGGGTCGCCGACCCGGGGCTGTCCGCGATCGCCACCGGTGGGGCCGCGGGCATCGTCGACCAGATCCTCGGGATCGCCTCGACCCGCGGGCTCACCCTGGTCGGTGACGGACCCCTGACCGCGCCGGCCGTGCAATTGCTGTCCGGTCAGGCGCCGACGGTCGCGGTCGGGGCCGCCAACCTGGTCGGTCCGCAGGACGGCGAGTACACCGTCGCCGAGACCGCCGACACCGCGCCGGTGCGCTACACCGCGAACGTGGTGGCCGCGCCGTTCGACCCGGCTGTCGGTGCGGCGCTGGCCGGGGTGGGTCCGACCCCGGAGACGCCGTCCTACGTGGACCCGTCGCTCGACATCGCCGTCAAACAGGACTCACCCGCGGCGCGCCTGCAGTCGGCGCTCGGCTCGCTGCTGTGGCACGGCCTGCGACCCGACGTCGCGCCGCGCACCCAGATCCTGATGCCTCCGCTGATGTGGAACCTGACCCCGCCGGACGCGCAGGCGATCCTGTCGGCTGTCGCGACCGCGATCCGGGCCCGCCTCGCCGTACCCCGGCCGCTGCCGGTCGTGATCGCCGAAACCCAGACCACCGCGCGCGAGTCGGCACCGCCGAACGGGCCGCTGGGCAGCCCGAGAGGAAGGTTCGACGACGGTGTGGTCACCGGGATCGCCGCGGCGACGAACCGGCTGTGGGGGCTCACCGCCGCCCTGACCACCGACGAGCGCACCGGGCTGACCGGCAACCAGTACACCGCCCCGCTGCGCGAGGACCTGCTGCGCGCGCTGAGTCTGTCGGTTCCGCCCGACGCCCGCAACGGACTGGCCCAGCAGCGGCTGACCACGGTGCGCAGAACCGTCGAGGATCTGTTCGACGCGGTGACGATCGTGAACCCCGGCGGCTCGTACACGCTGGCCACCGAGCGCAGCCCGCTGCCGCTGGCGCTGCGCAACGACCTGCCGGTGCCGATCCGGGTGCGGCTGGACATCGACGCGCCGCCCGGGATGACCGTCACCGACATGGGTGAGATCGTGCTGCCCCCCGGCTTCCTGCCGCTGAAGGTGCCCATCGAGGTGCACTTCACCCAACGCGTCGCCGTCGACGTGGCGCTGCGCACCGCCGACGGCCTGCCGCTCGGCGAGCCGGTGCGGTTGTCGGTGCACTCCAACGCGTACGGCAAGGTGCTGTTCATCATCACGCTGACCGGCGCAGTGGTGCTGGCGCTGCTGGTCGGGCGGCGGCTGTGGCACCGGTTCCGCGGCCAGCCCGACCGTGCCGATCTCGAGGCCGACCCGACCCGGCCGGACCCGGTCGACGTCGCGCTGGCCTACGACGACGAGACCGGCGCCCACCGGTCCGCCAAGCGCCGCGCACCCACCGCACCGGGCGGCGACGATGGCTGA
- a CDS encoding NUDIX hydrolase: MSDGEQAKPRRRRGRRRGRRAAGPPEAGAEQAANRKQQNSGSSSSHKPAAANKPAAADKSAQTPKPQKSRARRPQERLRTVHETSAGGLVIDGLDGPKDNQVAALIGRIDRRGRMLWSLPKGHIEMGETAEQTAIREVAEETGIEGTVLAALGSIDYWFVTEGRRVHKTVHHYLMRFRGGELSDEDVEVSEVAWVPLKELPSRLAYADERKLAEVADELIDKLHTDGPGALPPLPHSTPRRRGQTHSHTRRNRPDPTTQQQPGRRTNGCGQGP, from the coding sequence GTGTCGGACGGCGAGCAGGCCAAACCACGACGGCGTCGAGGGCGCCGCCGCGGCCGACGCGCTGCAGGTCCGCCCGAGGCCGGGGCCGAGCAGGCCGCCAACCGTAAGCAGCAGAACTCGGGTAGCTCGTCCTCCCACAAACCGGCGGCAGCCAACAAACCGGCGGCAGCCGACAAGTCGGCCCAGACCCCCAAGCCCCAGAAGAGCAGGGCCCGGCGCCCGCAGGAACGCCTGCGCACCGTGCACGAGACGTCCGCGGGCGGCCTGGTCATCGACGGGCTCGACGGGCCGAAGGACAACCAGGTCGCGGCGCTGATCGGGCGCATCGACCGGCGCGGCCGGATGCTGTGGTCGCTGCCGAAGGGTCACATCGAGATGGGTGAGACGGCCGAGCAGACCGCGATCCGCGAGGTCGCCGAGGAGACCGGGATCGAGGGCACCGTGCTGGCCGCGCTCGGCAGCATCGACTACTGGTTCGTGACCGAGGGCAGGCGCGTGCACAAGACCGTGCACCATTACCTGATGCGATTCCGTGGCGGCGAGCTCTCCGACGAGGACGTCGAAGTCAGCGAGGTCGCGTGGGTGCCGCTCAAGGAGCTGCCGTCGCGGCTGGCCTACGCCGACGAACGCAAGCTCGCCGAGGTCGCCGACGAACTCATCGACAAACTGCACACCGACGGCCCCGGCGCCCTTCCTCCGCTGCCCCACTCGACGCCGCGCCGGCGCGGCCAGACCCACTCCCACACACGCAGGAACAGACCGGATCCGACCACCCAACAACAGCCCGGCCGGAGGACGAACGGCTGCGGTCAAGGGCCGTGA